In the genome of Bubalus kerabau isolate K-KA32 ecotype Philippines breed swamp buffalo chromosome 8, PCC_UOA_SB_1v2, whole genome shotgun sequence, one region contains:
- the OPN1SW gene encoding short-wave-sensitive opsin 1, which translates to MSKMSEEEEFLLFKNISLVGPWDGPQYHLAPVWAFHLQAVFMGFVFFVGTPLNATVLVATLRYRKLRQPLNYILVNVSLGGFIYCIFSVFIVFITSCYGYFVFGRHVCALEAFLGCTAGLVTGWSLAFLAFERYIIICKPFGNFRFSSKHALMVVVATWTIGIGVSIPPFFGWSRFVPEGLQCSCGPDWYTVGTKYYSEYYTWFLFIFCYIVPLSLICFSYSQLLGALRAVAAQQQESASTQKAEREVSHMVVVMVGSFCLCYTPYAALAMYIVNNRNHGVDLRLVTIPAFFSKSACVYNPIIYCFMNKQFRACIMEMVCGKPMTDESELSSSQKTEVSTVSSSQVGPN; encoded by the exons ATGAGCAAGATGTCAGAGGAGGAGGAGTTTCTTCTGTTCAAGAACATCTCCTTGGTGGGGCCGTGGGATGGACCTCAGTACCACCTCGCCCCTGTCTGGGCCTTCCACCTCCAGGCAGTCTTCATGGGTTTTGTCTTCTTTGTAGGGACGCCACTCAATGCCACAGTGCTGGTGGCCACACTGCGCTACAGAAAGTTGCGGCAGCCGCTCAACTATATTCTGGTCAACGTGTCTCTGGGGGGCTTCATCTACTGCATCTTCTCTGTCTTCATCGTATTCATCACCAGTTGTTATGGGTACTTCGTCTTCGGCCGCCATGTCTGTGCCCTGGAGGCCTTCCTGGGCTGTACAGCAG GTCTGGTGACAGGCTGGTCACTGGCCTTCTTGGCCTTTGAGCGCTACATCATCATCTGTAAACCCTTCGGCAACTTCCGCTTCAGCTCCAAGCATGCCCTGATGGTGGTCGTGGCCACCTGGACCATCGGTATTGGTgtctccatcccacccttctttGGCTGGAGCCG ATTCGTCCCTGAGGGCCTGCAGTGTTCCTGTGGTCCCGACTGGTACACCGTGGGCACCAAATATTACAGCGAGTACTATACCTGGTTCCTCTTCATCTTCTGCTACATTGTGCCTCTCTCCCTCATCTGCTTCTCCTACTCTCAGCTGCTGGGGGCCCTTAGAGCT GTTGCGGCTCAGCAGCAGGAGTCAGCTTCGACCCAGAAGGCTGAGCGGGAGGTGAGCCACATGGTGGTGGTCATGGTGGGATCCTTTTGTCTCTGTTACACACCCTACGCTGCCCTGGCCATGTATATAGTCAACAACCGTAACCATGGGGTGGACTTACGGCTTGTCACCATTCCTGCCTTCTTCTCCAAGAGTGCTTGTGTCTACAATCCCATCATCTACTGCTTCATGAATAAGCAG TTCCGAGCTTGCATCATGGAGATGGTGTGTGGAAAACCCATGACAGATGAGTCTGAACTGTCTAGCTCCCAGAAAACCGAAGTGTCTACTGTCTCTTCTAGCCAAGTTGGCCCCAACTAA